The Syntrophales bacterium DNA segment CTGGCTTTAAAAGATCCTTGCGCCGTTTCTCCGTTTCCTTACGGCGGTCAATGAGCTTTTTCGAAAAATCTCGCAACGCCTTGATGTCCGCGAGTAATTCATCAGGCGCAGGCCGATTATCGTCCAGCATCTTTGATTTATCGTGACCCGTCATCCATGTGCTCGCTTTTGACATGTTGAGATCAATGCTGTGGATGTCAGTGTCCTCGATAGAGACATGGATGAGCTTAAGCGTCTGCACACTATTCCGGTATCTGCACACCACATTGTAAAATAAATCGTCCTCGACACAGGATTCCCAGGCTTCGCGTAACAGACCATAGATACGGGCCGCATTTTCGTTGTATTCAGAGACTTTGTCTTCATACAATAATTTGATCTTGTTAACCAATTGCTCTAGGTAGTGAGCACGTTGATTGACTTTCATGGCATGCCATGGCACTCCATCCACCGTTATTCCAGAAGATTTGGCACCCCGATGCAGCGTATGCACCGCGACTGCAACTGGGGTACCCGCCTTGGCCAGATCCATACACGCATCCTCTAACTCCATCAGGAAGGCAATATTGTGCGTGAAGATGATGACCTGTCGTTTCAGCCCTTCTCTGGCGAGCCGTGCAGCGATTTTTCTAGTGAACACATGATCTAGCGAGGAAACCGGATCATCCAGCACGATGGCATTTGCATGTGGCGCAAGCTTAAGCTCCGACAAGAAGCCTGCTATTGCGATGGCCCGCGCTTCACCTTCACTAAGGATTTGAGACATGCGCGTCCGCCCAAGCGCGTTTCCGCCTTCCAGCAGCATCTCGTGTGATGTCTCGCCGGTAGCTCCGCAAGGCTTTACCGATACGGGCATCCGGATCGCTCCCAGTGCTTCTAATTCCGTCTTGAAAGCTCTTACCAGCTCTGGCGTTAGGTTCTTGCAGATTATCGCTTTACCTTGATTGGTGATCTCACGAGTACGAAGGGTTGCAGCCGCTCGGCGCAGGACTGCGTTGCGGAGGGCTTTCGAAACGTACGCGATTATGTCGGATTTCCGTGCACTCAGAGCCTTGCGCGATTTGAGTTCAGCTATTTTGGTAAGGAGTTTCTTGTATTCTTCAGGTTTTGCTGCATTTATAATTTCGACTACTTTTTGAGAGAGATTTTGCGCAACTGCTTGCAGTGACGCCGCAACTGACTCAGGCCAATCTTGAAGTTTCAGTACTTTATCTGGGTCTGTACCTTCTTTAAGCAGCTCTACTGCTGCGGCTTTGCGAGCAAGAACTGCTGCGTGATAGGTTCGTAGGGCATCTGCTGCCTTGACATCCAGACTGGCCAGTTCATCGACGATGGAATCGAGCGCCTGGCCCGTCAGGGGAGCTACTTCTTCAACCTTGTCAAGGAGCGACTTCAGCGCAGCCCGCTTGGCCGCGAGCACTGTGCTTGTGGCATCCTCCATGAACTTCTTAAAACGGACAAAACGAGCAACTGCATCGTCGCCGAGCGGTTGTTGACAAAGCACACAGACAGCGTCCGTTGTTTTTGGAAAGTCTTCGCCTGGATAGGCTATCTCCTCAGAGTATTGCTTTGCTGCCTTATAAAGAATTTCCCATTGATTTGTAGACGCGACTCCTGGCAGTGGTTCAGGCGTCTTCCGTTCGGCAACAGCAGTCTCATGTGCGAGTTGCGCGGCGCTTAACTCTTGCAAAATCCTCCTGAACTCTTGATTCGTAAGATCCATACACGCGGATACGATTCCTGACACGGTGCTGGAAGCATCCAGGACACGCTTCTTTATCCTTTCAAGTTTAGCGATTTCTTGAGTTGCTTTTGTTACGTCCGATGCACGAGCCAGCTCTTCACTCTTAGCCAATGCTTCTTCATCCACAGGTGTCCATGTGATCGCGGCTTGGATGATCTCATCCTTGGTTGTTTCCGACAAGGATTCGAGAAAGGTAGCTGATAGAGTGCCCGCTACCACGCCTGAGTCCTGGACCGGTAAAAGCGGCGTAACCTCTGCCTCTAAATCAGCCTTTACCCTCAGTACGACATCTGCCAATTTTTGAAAAACTTCAGCCCCATACGGAAGATAACTGATCTCGTTACGGTCATCCGTGATGACCCTCGCGCAGCGGCTATCAAAGACGGTTATATTGGTCAGGATCGGATCTGCGGGGCTACCCTGTGTCCAACTGATATCCTTTGTCTCGGCATCCTGTTTAATTTTCAGAATCGCGCTCGGTGTTCCGGCTGGTGCTGTCGAAAAAACATTCGGGAGAATACGCTCGTCTTTGTCGCGTGCCCGGCAAGCCAGTTTCAGGATCCGGGAGTAGCCTGACTTGCCTGAGCCGTTACGACCATACACAACTGTCACGCCATTTTCGGAGAAAGGCTGTGTTTGGCCAGGGTGGATGATGTTGACATCGCGGATATCGGAAATTGATAGCAGCTTGACAGCGACGCTCGTTGCCGGAGCACCTGAGAACATGCCCGCAGCGGGTGGAATCGGCGTTATATTCTCCGGGGGTGGTGTAAGCTTCAAGTCTGTTTTGGCTAACGTCAATATCTCCGAATAATCCTGAGCACTGATTGGTGCGTCGCACGCTACCAGGAAGCGTCGAACGGCGTCGCCCTGCCATGCTGGCAAGGTGTTAGCCCATGTGATCACGTCGTCAATGGTTGCCATTGCTTCCTCCCGCCCGACGAAACATGAGTAGGGATCTGGTGAATGAATGTAACCAGTTAATCATCAACTAATGGCCTTATATCTCCTTCTAACGGATGTTCAATGCCACTCCCAAACGTCCAGGTAACTTCTGGTTTTTCCTTAAATAAGGGAATTGCAGGCCAATTCTTGCTTACCCATACTTCCGGATGGGGTCCTATCTGGTAACGTGTCTCCCTAAGAAGGCATGTCCAACTCTCTTGACTGGTTGCCCGAAAACCGCATATGACGCTAGGCTCTTCGCAAACATATACATCTCCTGTGCCCTCTACCCAAGTCTCGACGGCTCGTTTCTTTAAATTGGCTACAATGGGAATTCGAAATGCAGTACGCCGCCATAATTCATTTTTTGGAGGTGTCCCGGCAGCTGGTCCGAGAACAAAGCCAGGCATGATTTGTTGAATTTCAATTCCGTCAATCAGTGACTCAAGAAGGGTGATTGTCTTTCCAAATTCTTCATTTTGGAGATCGGCCAAGAAGACCTCAGAAAGATTGAGGTCAAGAAATTTATATGCCTTTTCAATGGCTGATACAAACGGACCAATACGATGTAAGTCCAGCCAATGTTCGATGGGGATGCCCTCTCGACCAACCTCATTGATAACCGCACCAGGATTAAGCAATTCTAAGAAATCCAAAGTCTTAGATGAGTTGCTTAGCGAAACCGCATTTGAAGCGGTAATCCGAAGATCCATGAAATGTTTATAGACTCCTCCATCGAGTCTTGCGTCGGAAATGACTAAAATGAGACCCGACTCGCTAACGTATGCCCGTTCGTCCTCTATGCGCCGCAAGGCAAAGGTGGCAGTTTTCTGTTTACCCTGGTGCCTTACATATAGCTCTACCTCCTCTTCAAAAGCACCCCGAAAGAGGATTGGGCCGTCTACCAAAGACTTAACAGGTGCAAAGATTTCTTTTATCGGAATTTGTGAAATGACCGATTTAGAAAATTTGCCTTCTTCAAAAACCATTGTAGCGGCTGCTTCGCGTCTATCTGCCGGAAGCTTGAAAATCTGGGTTATCCAGGGAACGTCTACAATAGCTAATCCAGTACTTGGCGTTTGATATATCTTGAGATCTGCTCCAGGAATGTCTGACGTTATTTTGAGATTGACCTTGATCAATTTCAAGCGGCTTTGAGTAGCTGGCGAGCATGCTCTTGCAAGGGATGCCTTGAATGCCTCTGGGCCAAATTCAAATCTATCTAACCGTAGGCTCATTGTCTCATTTTTCGAGCAAATAAATGAATAAAACTCTTCGAGAAGGGGTTCGTCTAGAAATAAGTGGTGGACATGTTGGTTATCAGTATCAATTCCAATCAGACAATATGGGACACTGAGGCGGAGAGCACTTTCGATATCGGTCTTATCGACCAAAACTCGGGGGCGTGACTTGCCCGTAATGCTGCGTACTTGAGTTCCAATAACCGCTCCCGTAATCTCTTCGCTGGATGATCCGACAGGTTCCATTACTTGACAGAAAAAATCGATGCCATAATCTCGCTCAGTTTTTTGAGGAATAAGATGATTATCGGTACCCCAAATACGAAATATACCTTCGCCTTTTTCCCCGATGCGCTGACTTACTGACCTTCGTTTTGCCCTCACTTTTTCCATGAGACCTCGATGGTATTTAGCCTAAATTGACAGGCAGACAATTCGGTATAAAAAAACCCCGCTCTTTTTATCAAGAAGCAGGGTTCTGTCAGCCAGCCATATTTCCCTCCAGCATGATCATACAAGATGGAACTTGTTCATCGGCCTATCATATTAGGGACTTATTATCACGCTATCCTTTTAAAATCGACAATATTATGCAATTTTTCTGCTCACAAAATTAAAGAAATGGTCCAGAAAATGCGCCCGGCGCCCTGCCTGTGATGCTGCCCGAACTTGCGGTATAAGCCTCCCCGCCTGCTTCTCCGCCAGAAGCTTTGTGGATCGGGTATTTTCAGTCTCTCGTTCCTTAGCCCTGCAAAGGCGCTTGGGAAATTTTTCTGGAGGCGACCATGAACGGAGAAAATCCTGCGCATCATAATGTTAGCCCCCCGCTGCCAAACTTGTCGGGGGAACTGGGGTTCATCAACCTCCTTGGCTTTGGCTTATAGCAACGGCCGACAATACGCATGGAAGAATGATGACGGTGATATATTAAAATTTTTTTGACTTCATTTGCACATTATGAAATGGAAGCTGCTATGCAAGAGCATTCCCCTAACATAATGATTTCAATAAATTCCTCGGAAACACGAGTCGTAGCCGGGTTAAGGATTTGAAGGTAATAATCAATAATCTGACCGAGACTTAATTTGACAGTGTACGTCGAGTCAAGCATGAGTCAGGACAATTTATGTGTCTGACTTCAGGCATCCCTCTTACCTTGCGTTCCTGCGGGCAGCTTCCAGTTCTTGGACCAGAGATCGTACTTCTTCATCGGTTCTGCCTGCAATACGCGCCGCGTTCAGTGCCTCCACTTCGGCTGAAGGCCATCCGACCGCCCGCGAGCCAAGTGACACCGGCCGAGTCCATGGTCCTTGTGAAATGCGTAAGTAGAGAGTTGACCGGGAAAGCCCTGATTCAAATTTCACAGCCGGCATTCTTAGAATGGTGCGCTTCATCTTAAGACCTCCTTATCCAGCGGCCCCATCGACCTCATTTATTCCTCTTTTCTGTCGCTCATGGTTTTGAGATTCATTCGACTGATCACCTTTCATAATCCAAATCAGAAATCACCCAAAACGTCTTTCAGCTTGTCCGGGGCGCCTCGACGGGGCGGCGCGTCTTCTCTTCTTCCCGGCATAGCGCCCGGCACTTCCTTCGAGAGCATCTCGTAAACTTCCCTGCCGCCGACCGTATCGAAGTAAACTTTGAGGGCTCTCTGTATCACCCGCCCGCGGTCCGGCTGGGAAATCGAGCGGATCTTCCGGATCAATTCCTCGTCAGTCAGGGTGATCCTCAGGGTGATTTCATGCTTTGTGGTCATTTCCTTGATTCCACGTCCAGCGCCTTCAGAAAACCTCTCGCATTGGCATACTCGGGGCGATCGGGTACGTGAACGAGCGGCAGGTATTCCTTCGGGATGTGCTCCTGGAGGTAATAGGCGCCTCCGCCGGCGATGATGACCTTCTCCGCGCGCTGTATCCTTGCCGTCCACTTCGAGCGCACTTCCTGGATCAGCCAGTCAATATATTTCTCCGCCGAATCCCTGACCAGTTCGGAGAGATCCCGTTCTGCGCCGTACACCCGGATCCTGCCTTGGCTAAGCACGTCCTTCGATTCCTGTTCGGAAAGATCAAGCTGCATCCGGACCTTGATTCCCCTGGCAAGGTCCAGGGAGATCTTCGACACCCCGTGCCTCTCCAGGGTGTCGGATTCGCCCTTGACGATCCGTCCACGCTCGACCACGATGACGTCCACGGTGTTGAACCCGATGTCGAGAATGATCATGTCATGGTCCGTCCGCGCGTTGACGTCTCCCGCCTGGGACAGCCGGTAGTCCGCGAGAACCCCGAGACCCTGGGGATAGAACCGCGCGTTCAATTCCAGGACCTCGCGGCCCACCTCGATCCGCTGCAGGAGGGGAACGAGTTCCTTCAGGTTCACGTCCGTGTAATGGGAAAGGGGGAGTCCCATGGCGACGTCCGTGACGAGTTCACCGGTCTTCCGGTGGATTTTCTTCACCGCCTTGAAGACGAAAAGGGGCGAGTACCTCTTCATGAACTCGAAGCTCCGCGTTGAAAAGGCACCGACCAGGGCTTCCCTGCCGACGAGGTATTTCCTGCCACGGTATTCGTATTCCTCGCCCCCGGTAAAGGCCGACAGATCCCCGACTTCCCGCTCCGCGTAAGCGATCGCCGTCGGGAACTTGAGCATCTCCAGAATTCCCTCGCGCTGGTAAACGGCCTTCACGTCCCCGTACCCGACATCCAGTCCCAGATTCATTTGCACACCTCCTTGGTGTTCTTTTTAAGTTTTGTCGACAGTCCCGTCGTTTCATCACTCAACCGAAATCGCGTTCATCCAGGTGATATCCCCGCCTGGCCAGGGCCTTTCGGAGCTTGAAGAGATTCACCCGGTATTGGAGCTCGTGTTCCCACGGATACACCGGGTCTTCCCGCTCATAGAGAAATCCCTTCCGGACGAGCGACTTGAGATGTTTCCTGATTGCATGCCTGCTCAAGGACGGAATCGATTCGCTGAGGATATCGTCCGCCGTTTTTTCCATCCAGCCGCTTTCGGGCGGATCGTCCTGGAACTCCTGTTCCCCGCGCGCACGTTCCTCGTGCATGAACTGGTCGAAATCCCAGAGGCGGCCGGTCCAGTGGATAAACTTCCGCAGGATTGCGGCCTCGGCATGGTGACCGATCGTGACCTCCAGACCTTCCCTGAGAATCCGATTCGCGCGCCTGCC contains these protein-coding regions:
- a CDS encoding AAA family ATPase → MATIDDVITWANTLPAWQGDAVRRFLVACDAPISAQDYSEILTLAKTDLKLTPPPENITPIPPAAGMFSGAPATSVAVKLLSISDIRDVNIIHPGQTQPFSENGVTVVYGRNGSGKSGYSRILKLACRARDKDERILPNVFSTAPAGTPSAILKIKQDAETKDISWTQGSPADPILTNITVFDSRCARVITDDRNEISYLPYGAEVFQKLADVVLRVKADLEAEVTPLLPVQDSGVVAGTLSATFLESLSETTKDEIIQAAITWTPVDEEALAKSEELARASDVTKATQEIAKLERIKKRVLDASSTVSGIVSACMDLTNQEFRRILQELSAAQLAHETAVAERKTPEPLPGVASTNQWEILYKAAKQYSEEIAYPGEDFPKTTDAVCVLCQQPLGDDAVARFVRFKKFMEDATSTVLAAKRAALKSLLDKVEEVAPLTGQALDSIVDELASLDVKAADALRTYHAAVLARKAAAVELLKEGTDPDKVLKLQDWPESVAASLQAVAQNLSQKVVEIINAAKPEEYKKLLTKIAELKSRKALSARKSDIIAYVSKALRNAVLRRAAATLRTREITNQGKAIICKNLTPELVRAFKTELEALGAIRMPVSVKPCGATGETSHEMLLEGGNALGRTRMSQILSEGEARAIAIAGFLSELKLAPHANAIVLDDPVSSLDHVFTRKIAARLAREGLKRQVIIFTHNIAFLMELEDACMDLAKAGTPVAVAVHTLHRGAKSSGITVDGVPWHAMKVNQRAHYLEQLVNKIKLLYEDKVSEYNENAARIYGLLREAWESCVEDDLFYNVVCRYRNSVQTLKLIHVSIEDTDIHSIDLNMSKASTWMTGHDKSKMLDDNRPAPDELLADIKALRDFSKKLIDRRKETEKRRKDLLKPALA
- a CDS encoding ParM/StbA family protein, translated to MNLGLDVGYGDVKAVYQREGILEMLKFPTAIAYAEREVGDLSAFTGGEEYEYRGRKYLVGREALVGAFSTRSFEFMKRYSPLFVFKAVKKIHRKTGELVTDVAMGLPLSHYTDVNLKELVPLLQRIEVGREVLELNARFYPQGLGVLADYRLSQAGDVNARTDHDMIILDIGFNTVDVIVVERGRIVKGESDTLERHGVSKISLDLARGIKVRMQLDLSEQESKDVLSQGRIRVYGAERDLSELVRDSAEKYIDWLIQEVRSKWTARIQRAEKVIIAGGGAYYLQEHIPKEYLPLVHVPDRPEYANARGFLKALDVESRK
- a CDS encoding AlpA family phage regulatory protein, which produces MPAVKFESGLSRSTLYLRISQGPWTRPVSLGSRAVGWPSAEVEALNAARIAGRTDEEVRSLVQELEAARRNAR